A stretch of the Vibrio gazogenes genome encodes the following:
- a CDS encoding alpha/beta fold hydrolase: MEINQIILNNNLFRYSLYKNRQSESEHVVIFLLGALQEIESVDSFSRKFSEHLDCFTIEVPGTGCTKPLDASISIREQAMMLLEFIHYMGMKKIHIIALSYATAISVELCDLCPDIFSLSICGGLPSIPESGRYATKKMIAASMGDSKEFAKLFTNTMTVDNPDIPQNKAIRKVVERNISKMSPDRMNIFFENTVRLLVHHPDNIEKIKTPCTICVGEYDPYITKESVFNFSQQLTNCNFIIINNADHFVHLEHPDKLCNILIVQADTYMNLSKKLQEFV; the protein is encoded by the coding sequence ATGGAAATCAATCAAATTATTCTTAATAACAACTTATTCAGATATTCTTTGTATAAGAATCGTCAATCTGAATCAGAACATGTGGTCATTTTTCTGCTTGGTGCTTTACAGGAGATCGAATCTGTTGATTCATTCTCTCGTAAATTTTCTGAGCATCTGGATTGCTTCACTATAGAAGTTCCCGGAACTGGATGTACTAAACCGCTTGACGCCAGCATTAGTATTCGAGAGCAGGCCATGATGCTTTTAGAATTTATTCATTATATGGGTATGAAAAAAATCCATATAATTGCCTTATCATATGCAACAGCAATATCGGTTGAACTTTGTGATCTCTGCCCCGATATCTTTAGTCTATCGATATGTGGCGGACTGCCAAGCATCCCAGAATCAGGCAGATATGCGACCAAAAAAATGATTGCTGCATCAATGGGCGATAGCAAAGAATTCGCCAAATTATTTACTAATACCATGACAGTCGATAATCCTGATATCCCCCAAAATAAAGCAATCCGAAAAGTGGTCGAAAGAAACATATCTAAAATGTCACCGGATCGAATGAATATATTCTTTGAGAATACAGTCAGGCTATTAGTACATCACCCTGATAACATAGAAAAAATAAAAACGCCTTGCACTATTTGTGTGGGAGAATACGACCCATATATTACTAAAGAAAGCGTATTTAACTTTTCACAACAACTAACAAATTGTAACTTTATTATAATTAATAATGCTGACCACTTTGTTCATTTAGAGCATCCAGATAAACTATGTAATATTTTAATTGTACAGGCTGATACCTATATGAATTTAAGTAAAAAATTACAAGAATTTGTATGA